A window of Ictidomys tridecemlineatus isolate mIctTri1 chromosome 1, mIctTri1.hap1, whole genome shotgun sequence contains these coding sequences:
- the LOC101973806 gene encoding RING finger protein 11, which produces MGNCLKSPTSGDISLLQESQSHRASFDEGMELHQQEQVPVPVYHPTPSQTRLATQLTEEEQIRIAQRIGLKEHLPKGVYDPGRDGSEKIRECVICLMDFVYGDPIRFLPCMHIYHLDCIDDWLMRSFTCPSCMEPVDAALLSSYETN; this is translated from the coding sequence ATGGGGAACTGCCTCAAATCCCCCACCTCGGGTGACATCTCCCTGCTTCAGGAGTCTCAGTCCCACCGGGCTAGCTTTGATGAGGGGATGGAGCTGCATCAGCAGGAACAAGTTCCTGTTCCAGTTTATCATCCAACACCTAGCCAGACTCGGCTAGCAACTCAGTTGACTGAAGAAGAACAAATTAGGATAGCTCAGAGAATAGGCCTTAAAGAGCATCTGCCTAAAGGAGTTTATGACCCTGGAAGAGATGGATCCGAAAAAATCCGGGAGTGTGTGATCTGTTTGATGGACTTTGTTTATGGGGACCCAATTCGATTTCTGCCGTGCATGCACATCTATCACCTGGACTGTATAGATGACTGGTTGATGAGATCCTTCACGTGCCCCTCCTGCATGGAGCCAGTTGATGCAGCACTGCTCTCATCCTATGAGACTAACTGA